A single region of the Pseudomonas solani genome encodes:
- a CDS encoding DUF2846 domain-containing protein translates to MTRIMMCTAALAVALLSGCASVPMESPEKDAALKAFPAPQQDQAAVYIFRDTSLGGALKKTVKIDDKVIGETAPNTYFYRLITPGQHVLATESEFGDNTLNLNAQAGKNHYVRQSIRIGVFAGGATLSEVSEAEGQKAVAETKLAR, encoded by the coding sequence ATGACCAGAATCATGATGTGTACCGCAGCGCTGGCCGTTGCGCTGCTTTCCGGCTGTGCGTCGGTACCGATGGAATCCCCCGAGAAAGACGCCGCCCTCAAGGCCTTCCCAGCGCCGCAGCAAGATCAGGCAGCGGTCTATATCTTCCGTGACACCTCTCTCGGCGGCGCGCTGAAGAAGACCGTGAAGATCGATGACAAGGTGATCGGCGAAACTGCGCCCAACACCTACTTCTATCGCCTGATCACCCCGGGCCAGCACGTGCTGGCGACCGAGTCGGAATTCGGCGACAACACCCTCAATCTGAACGCCCAAGCCGGCAAGAACCACTACGTGCGCCAATCCATCCGGATCGGCGTGTTCGCGGGTGGCGCCACCCTGAGCGAAGTCTCCGAAGCCGAAGGCCAGAAGGCCGTCGCCGAGACCAAGCTCGCGCGTTGA